The Desulfovibrio fairfieldensis sequence CGTTTTTGGCTGCGGTGCTGCGCAAAGCCATTATTGAAAAAGGGCGACAGGTTCTTACGCTGGAAGAACCCATCGAATTTGATTTTACAACAATACCTTATGAGCAGCGGAGCGCTCCCATCTGTCAGTCAGGCATTACTCAACATATCACAAGTTGGGCTGATGGCGTCCGGACAATGACCCGCCGCAAAGCAGAAATTGTACTTGTTGGTGAAGCTCGAGATCGTGAAACTCTTGAAGCTATGCTTGGCACAGTAGAGACTGGCGTTACAGCGTACTGCACCGTTCATGCCATGGATGTACCACAAACTGTCACTCGTATTGTGAATGTTTTTGATGAGCAGGAAAAATCGGCTATTTCTGCTACGCTTAAAGCAAGTTTACGACTGATTATACATCAGCGTTTGGTGCCGAGAATACGGACTGAGCACGATATCAAGGCCGGAGTCCCGGGACGTATTGCGCTACGCGAGTTTTTGGAATTTGACGAGGGAGTACGCCGCAAGTTGTACAGGACAGCTTACGGGGACCTGATCCCGACCATCCGGGATATGGTCACCAAGCTTGGACAGCCTCTGGTCTATGATGCTGAGATCAAGCATAAAGCCGGACTGATTTCTGATGAAACCTTAGAGGCCATTCAGCACGAGCAAAAATCAGCCAGTGAAACAATATAATGCTATTAGCGTATAAAAAGAATTTTATATGAAAACATCACGCATCGTTTGGCGCAACACGGCACGCCCCGTTCGTTTTTTCTTTTTTGATGCCCGTGTGCTCATAGCATTTGTTGCCTTTATTCTACATATCTCATGGATTACTTTTTATATCAGCACTATTGGTGCTATTGTGTTTTCCATTTTAGAAAGGTTCCGCATTACTCCTTTAGCTGCACTACGCTACATTCATACATTTATTTTCGCAGATGTTAGAGAGGTAGGATCAAGATATTTATTGAGGAGGAACTGTCGGTGGTGAACTATAAATCACTACTTTTTACTTTTTGCGGTATCCTACTGAGCGCTCCATGGGCAAGTGCCTATTATGAGGAAAAACTCAGCCATCCGCAGGTTCCCGCTGTTGAAATACTGCCAGCGGTTCAGGAGCCATCAACGACAGCCGGAAATATTGCCGAGCGTCCTCTTCCTCAGGCCGCCCAAGGGCAGGTCGAGCTCGAGTCGTCGTCCCCCCCTCCACCAGGCGTGATTGGGCAGGCGATGCAGCCATCTATTCCACTAGGTCCGTCTCAACCCCAGCTGGGAATGGAGCTGGAGCAGGCCGCAGTCCCGGGATTGTACCATGCGGGGAAGCGGCGAAAACCAGCAAAAATTTCCAGCCGTGGGCACCAGGTGCCACTCAGTAGTGCCGTGCAAATCGTGATCCCCAAAGGATGGCACGCTGAAGTGAAATCCTTGGGAAAAAAGCGCGTGTCCTGGAATGCAAAGGGAAGAGCTTGGACAACAATTTTAGGCGATATGGCAAAACAGAGCGATGCGGCCATTACTGTCGACTGGGACGCCGGGAAAATACAATGCGCACCCGCATCGCTACGGAAAGACAAAGCGAATAATATACCGACCCCAACTGTTCAGGGGGGCATAGTTAAAAAAGCGATCATTGCACAGCCCGGCACCGGCCGCGAAGTGGCCAAGCGCTATAGGCTTCCTGTGGACGATTTTTGCAGATGGAATCATTTTGGGCCGTCCACACCATTGGCTGCAGGCTACGAGGTATATTTGACCGCGCCCCCTCCGGGCACCATCGTCGTCGCCAACATGCCAAACTGGGACGAAACAGGTTCAGCGGCAGTGGGGATCGATAGAGATAAAGAAACTGCGGACCAGGTGCCTCAGACTTCCAACCCTATACGCACGGCGCAGCCTGTATCTCTTCCAAACCGGAGGCAAACGACAGCTGAGTTGACTTTGGAAAACCCAGAGCCGGGCACGCCCGTAACCCACAAACCGCTTACTATCACTATTCCAACCGAACCCACCTCGAAGACTGCTACGTCAATTCCAGACACATCTCCCACTGTGGGAGATGTGTCTTCAGCTCCGTCCAGCGAAGCCCCCACGCCGGTAGTCGCCACGGCCATTGAGGCCGTACCCGTCTGGGAGATCCACAAGGGCGAAATGCTGCGTGGCCTGATGGAAGGCTGGGCCGCCATAGCCGGTTACAGCCTGATCTGGAATGCCCAGAATGACTATGAAATGCGGAGTTCCGCAACCTTCTCCGGCGTCTTCGTGGACGCGGTGAAAAACTTCTTTGCGGCTCTTCAGGCTAACGGCCTTGCCCTGCGTGTGACCATCTACCAGGGCAACAAGGTCATGGAAGTGTCGGAACACTAAAGCCAGAGAGAAGAAACATTATGAAAAAGAAACACTTCTTTCGCAGCATAGCCTTCCTTCTCCTTGGCGTAATCCTGTTCGGCTGTGCCCACACGGGCGCGCCGGAACAGGAACTTATAGAATCCAAGGGCCGGGACTTCACGACGCTTTCCCGCTCCAAAGCTGTGGACGTGGTTGCCGAACCCTACGTGGGTGCGAAGGCCGTGCCGATCCGGGCGGACGAGCAGTCCCAGGCGGCCCTTAACACCCATGTGACGTTGCGCAAGCGCGGCACTCTGGCCAACATTGCCGCAGCCATAGCGGACATGACGCCGCTGACCGTTCAGGTGGGTGCGGATCCGGCTCCGCTTTCCGGCGGCCAGAAGAAGGGAGCCGGCCAATCCGGCTCGGGCGATAGCGGCCTGGCCCTGCCGGATCTGCTGGACGTGCCCGCTGCCGGCGGCACGTCACGGATGCTCAATATTTCCTATGAAGGCTCTCTGCGCGGCCTGCTGGATCATGTGGCCATCGCATCGGGCTATGGCTGGGATTACGACTCAAAGACAAATACCGTCGTCTTCTCCCGATTGTCGGTCCGGACATTCACGATCCTGGGCATACCGGGCACGAAAAAGTACACGGACCAGATCACCAACAAGTCGCGGGAAGCGACACGCTCCAGCATCGGCGGCTCCAACGTCAACCAGACGGTAGCCACTGCGGATACCTCCAGCCAGACGGCACAGTCCAATACCACTGACTATAAATTCGATATCTGGGCGGACACGGAAAAGGCCGTCAAGGCCCTGCTCTCGCCGGAAGGCAGCGTGGTGGGCAACCAGGCCGCCGGCACGCTCACAGTCCGTGACCGAGCGGAAAATGTCCGCCAGGTCAGCAATTACATTGCCGAAACCAACAAACGGCTGTCCCGCCAGATTGCGCTCATCATTAACGTCTGGGCGCTGGAAGTCACGGATGAAAATGAGGCGGGTCTGGATCTGCAAGCCATTTTTGCCAATGACGATGTGTCCATCGTGGCCGGCAGCCTGTCCGCCCTAGGCGGAGCGGGCACGGCCAGCGCCACCATCGTATCCGGTAAACTCAAGAACTCCACGGGCGTTTTGAAGGCCCTGAAGGAATGGGGCAACGCCACGCAGGCGACGTCAGGCGGCGGCCTAGCCGTTTCCAATCAGCCCCTGTCCGCGCAGGCCATCCATAAAATCAACTATATCGCCGGCTCGTCCACGTCACAGTCGGATTACGGCCAGACCACGGAAATCACACCCGGTGAAGTGACCACCGGCTTTTCGATGACGGTTATCCCGCACATTCTGGATCGCCGCCGTGTGCTCCTCCAGTACACTATCAATCTGGTCCTACTGGATGAACTGAGCGAGTACGCCACCAACGATCTGACCATTCAACTGCCCAAAACCAGCACCCGCGCCTTTACGCAACGCTCGTCCATGCAGATGGGCCAGACGCTGGTGCTGGCCGGATTCCAGGACCAGTCGCAGAAACTGGCCAACTCCCTGGGCCTGCTCAATTTCGGGCGCGGTGCCAAATACGGCAAAACCCTGCTGGTTGTCACCATGCAACTGGAAGCCGCCGGCGGCGGGACCGAGGATTAACCATGCGCATGGTCATCATCAATAAGCGTCCCTGGGCCGTGGGCCTGGACTGGTCTTCGACCAGGATGGAAAAGCTTTCCCGTTCCCGCCTGCTGGAAATGGCCCAAAAGATCGACCCGGCCTTTGACATGATGGCCGTGCAGCGGCGTCTGTACGGCTTCGGATCCAGTGGCCGGCCTGAAGACTGGAAAAAGGCCCGCTCGCTGGCGGCGTTCATACCGCTGCCTCCGTCCTTCCTCGGCCTGTTCGCCCTGGAGGATATCCAGGGAGAAACCTTCTGGTGGGTCATTGGCCGCCAGAACGGCCAGAATGTGGGCCAGGGCGATGCGGTCTATGCGACGCGCCAGGAGGCGGAACAGGAACTGAAAAGCCTGAATGAACTGCTGGATAACAGCATTGCGGAAGTCGTCATGCAGGAGGATCCGGCGCACAGCCTGGCTTGGCTGGAACCGCTGCTGCATGTGGGGCCGGGCGCTGTGCTGCGTCGGCGCGGCTGTCTTGAATCGCTCCAGGAAGCGCCCGGGCGCGTTTCGCCGGCGGTCCTTGGCGCGGGCCTGGCCCTGGGCCTGCTGATCGGCGGCGGCCTGGCCTTCAACGCATGGCGTGAACATCAGGCGGAACAGGCCTCGCTGGAGTCGGCCCGGCTGGCAAAATTGAACAAAGAGCAGCGCCGCCAGGAACTGCTTGCCCATCCGGAGAACTATTTCGAGCAGATCTGGACGCAAGCTCCCCTGGCCGTGGACGTGGCCGAACCCTGCATGGAGGCGCTGCTGGCCCAGCCCACGGTGGCCAACGGCTGGATGTTGTCTGAAGCCTCCTGTGCGGGCCGTGCCGTCAGCGTCGCCTGGGCGCACCAGAGTCAGGCTGATTTCCTGAGCCTGCCGGCAAAGGCAATATTGAAAAGCCCGCAGCTCGCCGTATCCCGGATGACGCTGGCCACGGGCCGGAAGGCCCGTACCGGCCAGAACTACCCCGGCATCCTGACGCGTGAAACCGCCACCCGGCATCTCTACCAGATCACCCAGCAGGCGGGTGCCCGGCTGCGTCTGGCATTTCAGAAGCCGGAAAAACGCAGCATCGACAAGGTTGAGCTGTCGGCTCCCTGGATCAAGGGAGAATGGACCCTGAGCGCCGTTCCCGGCTCCCTGCTGCAAGAGCGCGCGCTCTGGCGCGCCTTGTCCGCCTTGCCGGGCCTGACGCTGGAGCGGATCAGCTTCAAAAATGAAGTCTGGACGCTCCAGGGAAATATCCACGCCAGGGAAAGATGAGGACGAAGCTCCTATGGACAGGATGTGCGGCTATTGTTCCAGGATTCGCAAAAAAGGCTTTCATGCGGGCATGATTTTCTACCAACGCGCCTGTACGGATGGCGGCTTGTTGTATTTGTGCAGCGAAACTTTGAGAGATGTACGGGCAGACTCCAGGTGTTATTGCGGCAAATTCCGCAAGTCCAAAAGAAAACATCCAATGCCCATGCGGATGCTGTATGCTGAATTTTTTGTCAGCAGGCCGGGCAATACAAGGGGATAAGATCATGGTGATCACGAAAAGAACAAAAATCATCTGGGGCATTCTGCTGGTTTTGCTCCTGGCGTTTGCCGGCCTGCTGTGGACGCGGCAAACGCCGGTCCCCTCCGTGCCTCCCGTGCCCAGGGATGTGCCCGTCAAGAAAAAAGCGGCTCCCGCGAAAGCGAATAAAAAAGACAACACGGACAAGGACGCGGCCGCCACGCCGGATGCGCCGACTGAGGCCGGTATGGGCGCTCTGCCCATCACAGCCGGGAACTTGGGAAAAATCTCGGAGCTCAGAAATACATTGGAAGAGGAAACGCTGGAAGTCCAGATAGAGGAAAAACGGGCCAGAAAGAGGGAGCTCACACGTTCCGGCTCGGTTCCAGCGCCTACGCTGTCCCTGCCGTCCCTGACGCCTCCGGCGGCTCCATCACCCGCTCCGGCGGCCGGTCCCCGGCCTGCGGGCTCAGGCGGGTTGCGGGTGATTTCCGTGCAGGGCGTGGGGGGCAAGCTCTCGGCCACGGTACGCACCGGATCCGGCCAGGCAGTCGTGCGCAAGGGATCCCGCCTGGGCGACTCCGTGGTGACGGAGATATCCCGCCAGGGCGTCACCATCCGTCGTGGCGGCAAAACCAGCACGCTGCCCTTTGAGTGAGCGACGCCATGAACGCCATGAAGAATTCCGGCAACGCCCCTGAAGCCCTGTTTTTCGACGATTTCGAACAGGTTTCGGAAAAGGTGCGCGGCAAGGTGGCCCTGATCGACGGCGTGTTGCACATTTCCGAAGATCTTAAGGGCAACCTGGATATGGTCGCCCTGGTGGCCCGTCTGCGCCGCCGGGGCATTCCCTCGCCCGTCCTCCACAAGCCCAGCGAATTTGAGGAACGCTATGCCAAGTTTGCCGTGCGCCGCGCGCGTGGTCAAAACGAGATTCAACAACTGGCCATTGACCTGATTGCCCGCGCCCATAAGGCCGGTGCGTCGGATATCCATATTGTGGATACGGGCACCTACACCCGCATCAAATTCCGCGTCTTGGGCTTGCTCCGCGAAGATTCACAGATGGAGGCCGAAACCGGCCGCCAGATGATTTCCACCATCTACGGCATCCTGGGACAGTCCGCGGATTCTCCGTCCTTCAACGCCATCGAGCGGCAGGACGGGCGCGTGGTCAAGCGGGACTATCTGCCCGAAGGCGTTCATTCCGTGCGTATCCATACGGAGCCTATCGAGTGCGCCCATGCCGAGAACGGCACGGGCACGTTCATGGCCCTGCGCCTGCTGTACGACTCCACTATGGCCACGGGATCGCTGGAAGAACGCCTTTCGGCCCTGGGCTTTGCGGAAAGCCAGTGCCGGGACATGTACTTTCTAACCAAGCGCACCGGCCTGACGGTCATTTCCGGCCCCACCGGGCACGGCAAGTCCACGGTCCTGAAGCATACGATGGAATCCCAGACGGAAACCGCTCCGGAGAAGGCCTATCACTCCGTGGAAGACCCGCCGGAATTTCACATGCGCGATGTGAACCAGATCAAGGTCACAACCAAGCAGGAGGGCGACTATGACCGGGCCAAGCGGGCCGCCGCATACATCAACGCCATTGCCGGCACCATGCGCTCGGATTCCGATGTGCTGATGATCGGTGAAATACGCTACCCGGAAGCAGCCGTGGCGGCCATTGACGCGGCCCTGACAGGCCAGGCCGTCTGGGCCACCGTGCATGCCAACAATGGCTTTGGCATCGTCACCCGCTTTGAAAGCCTGCTGCGGTCCGCCGGCTACCTGGATCCCCTGAACGTGCTCTGCGATCCCAACGTGCTGGCCGGCCTGGAGTATCAGCGCCTGATCCCCAAACTTTGCCCGCAGTGCAAGATTCCCTGGCGTGAGGTCAAGTCTGAGGAACGCGGCCAGCACATTCCCGACGATGTGTATCAGCGCCTTTCCAGCGTTCTGGAACTGGAAGAACTTGAGGGTGATTCCCGGCACGACGGGATCTTTATCCAGAACTTTGACGGCTGCCCCAACTGTTTGGCCGGGCTCAAAAACCAGACCGTGGCGGCGGAAGTCATTGTGCTGGACATGGACATTCTCGGTCTGCTGCGCGCGGGCAACCTGCCGGAAGCCCATTTGGCCTGGCGGGAAAAGGGCGGCATGACCTATATCGAACATGCGCTTCAGCATGTACGCCAGGGCCTTGTGGACCCGGTGCGCGCGGAAAGTCGCCTGGGTGTGCCCTGGACGTTCAACAAGTTTTTTGACCAAAAGGGCGGCGTGAGATGAATATCCAAGATATTCTCGCCCGCCTGTCCTTTGACGCGGCCACGCGCATCCGGACCTGGAAGAAGCTG is a genomic window containing:
- a CDS encoding type IV pilus twitching motility protein PilT, which gives rise to MQILPDRLLYPPDLMPPVSKEQCDRLLLWAVNEQRASDIDFISDDPVWIQVDGQWFLCTELALSMAELNFLVESFAGGAQQLGRIQGGKSVDFAYVLKVREGFIRFRVNVTNTNKGPHIVMRALPQDLPLLEKMMLEPKLLGALYPPNGLIVVSGVMGSGKSTFLAAVLRKAIIEKGRQVLTLEEPIEFDFTTIPYEQRSAPICQSGITQHITSWADGVRTMTRRKAEIVLVGEARDRETLEAMLGTVETGVTAYCTVHAMDVPQTVTRIVNVFDEQEKSAISATLKASLRLIIHQRLVPRIRTEHDIKAGVPGRIALREFLEFDEGVRRKLYRTAYGDLIPTIRDMVTKLGQPLVYDAEIKHKAGLISDETLEAIQHEQKSASETI
- the icmT gene encoding IcmT/TraK family protein, translating into MKTSRIVWRNTARPVRFFFFDARVLIAFVAFILHISWITFYISTIGAIVFSILERFRITPLAALRYIHTFIFADVREVGSRYLLRRNCRW
- a CDS encoding toxin co-regulated pilus biosynthesis Q family protein — translated: MSSAPSSEAPTPVVATAIEAVPVWEIHKGEMLRGLMEGWAAIAGYSLIWNAQNDYEMRSSATFSGVFVDAVKNFFAALQANGLALRVTIYQGNKVMEVSEH
- a CDS encoding secretin N-terminal domain-containing protein → MKKKHFFRSIAFLLLGVILFGCAHTGAPEQELIESKGRDFTTLSRSKAVDVVAEPYVGAKAVPIRADEQSQAALNTHVTLRKRGTLANIAAAIADMTPLTVQVGADPAPLSGGQKKGAGQSGSGDSGLALPDLLDVPAAGGTSRMLNISYEGSLRGLLDHVAIASGYGWDYDSKTNTVVFSRLSVRTFTILGIPGTKKYTDQITNKSREATRSSIGGSNVNQTVATADTSSQTAQSNTTDYKFDIWADTEKAVKALLSPEGSVVGNQAAGTLTVRDRAENVRQVSNYIAETNKRLSRQIALIINVWALEVTDENEAGLDLQAIFANDDVSIVAGSLSALGGAGTASATIVSGKLKNSTGVLKALKEWGNATQATSGGGLAVSNQPLSAQAIHKINYIAGSSTSQSDYGQTTEITPGEVTTGFSMTVIPHILDRRRVLLQYTINLVLLDELSEYATNDLTIQLPKTSTRAFTQRSSMQMGQTLVLAGFQDQSQKLANSLGLLNFGRGAKYGKTLLVVTMQLEAAGGGTED
- the pilO2 gene encoding type 4b pilus protein PilO2, translating into MRMVIINKRPWAVGLDWSSTRMEKLSRSRLLEMAQKIDPAFDMMAVQRRLYGFGSSGRPEDWKKARSLAAFIPLPPSFLGLFALEDIQGETFWWVIGRQNGQNVGQGDAVYATRQEAEQELKSLNELLDNSIAEVVMQEDPAHSLAWLEPLLHVGPGAVLRRRGCLESLQEAPGRVSPAVLGAGLALGLLIGGGLAFNAWREHQAEQASLESARLAKLNKEQRRQELLAHPENYFEQIWTQAPLAVDVAEPCMEALLAQPTVANGWMLSEASCAGRAVSVAWAHQSQADFLSLPAKAILKSPQLAVSRMTLATGRKARTGQNYPGILTRETATRHLYQITQQAGARLRLAFQKPEKRSIDKVELSAPWIKGEWTLSAVPGSLLQERALWRALSALPGLTLERISFKNEVWTLQGNIHARER
- a CDS encoding ATPase, T2SS/T4P/T4SS family, with amino-acid sequence MNAMKNSGNAPEALFFDDFEQVSEKVRGKVALIDGVLHISEDLKGNLDMVALVARLRRRGIPSPVLHKPSEFEERYAKFAVRRARGQNEIQQLAIDLIARAHKAGASDIHIVDTGTYTRIKFRVLGLLREDSQMEAETGRQMISTIYGILGQSADSPSFNAIERQDGRVVKRDYLPEGVHSVRIHTEPIECAHAENGTGTFMALRLLYDSTMATGSLEERLSALGFAESQCRDMYFLTKRTGLTVISGPTGHGKSTVLKHTMESQTETAPEKAYHSVEDPPEFHMRDVNQIKVTTKQEGDYDRAKRAAAYINAIAGTMRSDSDVLMIGEIRYPEAAVAAIDAALTGQAVWATVHANNGFGIVTRFESLLRSAGYLDPLNVLCDPNVLAGLEYQRLIPKLCPQCKIPWREVKSEERGQHIPDDVYQRLSSVLELEELEGDSRHDGIFIQNFDGCPNCLAGLKNQTVAAEVIVLDMDILGLLRAGNLPEAHLAWREKGGMTYIEHALQHVRQGLVDPVRAESRLGVPWTFNKFFDQKGGVR